The nucleotide sequence GTATGCAGCAGGGAACTCACAGGAGGGAACAACACTCTGAGTGTAATGAATGTCAAAAATTCTTCTGTAGGAGGTCATCGCTCGTTTTACATCACAGAAGTCACACAGGTAAGAAAatttatgaatgtaatgaatgtgggacagcattttcctggaaaatttccctaattgTACATCCAAAAATGCACACAAGGGAGAAACCCTATCAATTTaagaaatgtgataaaatttATACCCAGAAGTCAAGCTTTGGAAAtcatcagagaactcacacaCGGGAAAGACCCTATGAATGTACTGAATGTAGAAAAACTTTCAGTAAGATGTCAAACCTTATAAAtcatcagagaactcacacaggggagaaaccctatgaatgtactgaatgtgggaaaactttcaCACACAAAACAGGCCTTGTAgtacatcagagaactcacacaggggagaaaccttataaatgtaatttaatgaatgtggaaaaactTTCAGGAAGATGTCAAACCTTATAAATCCTCAGAGAATTCACAGAGGGGAGAAACCCTATCAATGTCCTCACTGTTATAAAACTTACAGCAATACATCAAGCCTTGTAAGACATCAGAGCactcacacaggggagaaaccctatcaATGTAATGAATGTTGGAAAGCTTTCGCCTCCTCATCTCGCCTCAgagaacatcagagaattcacaaagggttgaaaccctatgaatgtactgaatgtgggaaaactttcgCACGTAACACAAACCTGTACtacatcagagaactcacacgGGAGAAACCATATGAGTGTAATGAGTGTGGAAAAACTTTCCGCCACCAATCATGCCTTAAAAATCATGAAGGaattcacacaggggagaaaccctatgaatgtaatgaatgtgggagaGCTTTCATCTCCTCATCACGGCTCAgagaacatcagagaattcacaaagggttgaaaccctatgaatgtactgaatgtgggaaaactttcgCACGTAACACAAACCTGTACtacatcagagaactcacacgGGAGAAACCATATGAGTGTAATGAGTGTGGAAAAACTTTCCGCCACCAATCATGCCTTAAAAATCATGAAGGaattcacacaggggagaaaccctatgaatgtaatgaatgtgggagaGCTTTCATCTCCTTATCACGGCTCAgagaacatcagagaattcacacaggggaAAAACCATATGCATGTATTGACTGTGGAAAAACTTTCAGCCGGAGATCATGCCTTAGAAGTCATgagagaattcacacaggagagaaaccctatgaatgtaacaAATGTGGAAAGCTTTCAGCCGAAAGTCACATCTTGGAAAACATCAGAGCACTcatcacaggagagaaaccctgtGAATCTGGAATAGTGTATTTTCATGTCATACCTCAAAGGACATCAGAGAATTCATGAAGGGGAAAAACTCTGTGAATGTATGAAATGTGGGaaattttttctttggaaatcaGCCTTCATAGTACATTAGAGACTGCATAGAGGGAAAAATGCTACAAATGTAACTGATGTAGAAAAGCTTTTGTTTCCAATTAACACTTAAAATTGAACTTATGAGACAATTCTCACAGGGAAATGTAGTGATTTACACACTTTCAACAGTGACTCTCAGCTATGAAAATGTCAGGAAACTCACAAAGGTGAAAAATCCTATGAAGGTGGTAATGTAGGAAAATCTTCATAGAGTTGTCAGATGTAAAAAGCCAAGGGGAGGTAATGTAACTTTTGCTTGTATTCTGTTAAGTTCAGTCGCTGAATCCTTGCAAATTGGAAGACATTAGCAGGAGAAACTGGTTTATTTCATATGCGTATGGAGAGCATCAAATAAATAGAAACTCCAAGGAGGTGAACAGACCTGGAGGCTCATATGCCATTTTAACAAAAGGACAATGCATTTGCAAACAAGCGTCCAGACAGAAAAATGGCTTAGAGCTTCTATAGGTGGTAAGTTGTAGGAAGGTCAATATTTGGGGAAACCAATAAGAGAAGAGTGTTATTTCATTAAGATTTGTTTATGCAGATATTAGTTGATGCCATCTCCAATGATACGAGTTGTCTGCTCTTGCTTATacacagaggtgatagggaacaccTTTATGAACAGAAACTTATACCATGTCACATGGAGGTGGAGTGAAAAGGTGTTTCTGTCtactgtttttcagttgttttcgCTCATAAGACTCCTTTTCCCAAACTGGCATAATTTGGCCTGCCATATTTTAATCTACTTGATCATACCAGGTAGAAACCTTATAACTATAGAAGTAGGGAAGTCAACTGAGGTTGACTGGAAGTCAAACCTTAGAGAACATCAGAAAACTCATTGGGAGTTTGACATGATTGTAATGAATATAGAAAAATTTTCATCTGAACATCAAATCTTGTATTACCTAAGAGAACTCACACAAATGTAAAGCCCTGTAAATGTTATGGAATTTGGAATGCTTTCGGCCAGAATTCACTTTGAgaacatcagagaactcacaggGGTGAAATCATAAAGATGATGAATGTAGTGGAAGTTATAAGTCAGGGTCAAGAAAAGATTGCAGAACTCAGAGGAGCTGAAATTTATTAAGCTGATGAACATGGAAGTTCCTCAGGAAGCTCCTCACTAGACATAAGAGAACTGTGTTAGTCCGTTCAGGCTATTgttacaaaataccatagactgattGGCTAAAATAACAAACATTGCTTTTCCACAGTTCTGGAAAGTGGCAGTTCCAAATCAAGGGGGTGgtagatttggtgtctggtgaggcttcacttcctggtttgtagatggctgtcttcttgtaATGAGCGCACATGGTAGAAGGGACCTCGGATCTCTTTGGAGCCTCTTTAATAAGGGCTCTGGCCTAATGACTTCGTTCACCTCCAAAGGCCTCCACCTCCAAATCCCAGCACCTTGGGGATAAgatttcaacagatgaatttgggTAGGACACAAAAATTCAGTTTTTAGCAAGTTCTTACACTGGAAGGAAACCcttgaaatgtatatatacagtCTTTCAGCCACTAAAGTTAAGTTTAGTCCTTACTGGACATCAGAGAATTATCTGAGGAAAGAAACATTGTGCAGGTAATGAATATAGGAAATATTCTCTATAAACTCACCCGTCAACAAACTTGCACTGTGAAGAAATACTGACTGtgtaatgaaaatgtgaaagCTTTCTGTCAGAGATGGAATCTCATGGGGTAGAGAATTTacacaatgaagaaaatgtagaatGTGATAAATGTGTGATAACTTCAAGCAAAAGCCACCCTCCTAAGTACAGGAAAAAATGCATAGAGCAGTAGAGACCTCATAATGTATCCAGCAGATTAAAGCAATCTTATGAAGCCAATGGATTGGGAAATCCTGTCAGAAGTCAATCCTCAATAtgtctataaataataaaactaataaaaagagaCCCCTATCCTGAATACTACATATTCACCAATAACCATTTCCTTTTGTCCTTAGGCCCATGACTAGTCTAACTTTCCCAACCACTCTTTTATCTTAATGCGGTACTATCAGCAAAGTTTCGGTAGTGAAATAGGACTATCAGTGCTTAAACAACTcccattaaaacattttcatcctATATATTGtgtgttgtttcttttccctACAATGATGAGGGAAGAGTAGCACATGGAAGGAGTCAGGGTTCAAAAATTAGTGTGTAGAATAGTTTTCCTTCTCTGACAGTGTGACTTtgacaaggaagaaaaaacttgtgctctgctgagctgttACAGGTTTCGATTTACCTGTTCCTGACCCGTCTTTGACATCCCTCAGCTATCACAAgctactgtttccctgaaaataagaccagaccagataatcagctgtaatgcatcttgtggagcaaaaattaatattaacacctggtcttattttactataataattatattaatatttgctccaaaagacaattagagctgatggtccggctaattCTTATTGTCGGGGAAGCACAGTCTGACTGTGACCTTGGTGAAAGTGACAAATGGGTATGTATTACAAGAGTCACATGGAATCCCTGATAGTATCCTGAATGATCAGTAGCTATTAACCATAGCTCTTTTATTACTCATGTAAATAACAGGATTTGTTTGgtgttttcttattattacatTTAGGTTGTGTACCTTTTCTAGCAATACAAAAGAACTTTTGAGGATTTCCTGGTACATTATACCAGGACGCACATACTGTTAACTGGTCACATGAATAGTGACaataaattggattgtttggttaaTGTGGTATTTTCCGTGTGTCTTCGGGAAAAAGTCATTAAGTATTTGTATGAGATACATTTAGGCTATACCTCTGTATGACTTAGAAATCTCTATTTTcacaaattttagcatttatttctggTCATTGCCCAAATCAATTTTACCATAGTGGCAAAATCATGCTACTTTTCCCAGTATTCCTCCTGTCCTCATCATAGTATGCAACAGTTTCcctttttccagaattttaaatttatgtttgtgTAGACTCAGATTTTTGTTGAAAACAGTAGGTTATGATCCTTAAGTAGCGttactagttttattttgttttgatggtCAAATCATCTGAGATAAAACCAGCTGATGTTCATTCAGATTGGCTTCTGTGtccaatattaatttttctgatacctttttcttttaccaagccatctttttatttctgatcatGAGAATGTTTAATCTGCTATTGTAATAGTTTGCATTATAGAACAAATCCTTTCTTCATATTTCGGAAAATGTTAAGTGTTTgccaaaatatttagaatattatgtCCCCTtaagtaaagttttaaaaattgtggttgGAATAGCATTTCATTTCATCTCAGGCAGGTATTCACAAGGTAGAACCGACTGAACCAACTGGCTGAGATTCATTCCTGGGAAACCCAGAGGCAGAGTGCTAGTGACATAGGACCCAGACCTTTCCCACTTTTCCTCTTTGCTGGCACATGTCCAGAGGACACTCCCCAACCCCACTTCGTCCACCAGAGAATGTTATCTGAGCCTTAAACATGAATGgtcctttctcctccctgcctTATGGATCTGTACAGGAGATAATGAGGCCCTGAgcctaataattttttattatgtgcCTGATGCCTTGGAGGGCCTCTTTATTTATAGGATATTGATGAATTCTGTGGAGCGGTTTTCAGGAATCTTTCAGTCTTGACTGTGGGTAGTCTGTCAATTCTGTCGAGAGCATTTGGAGATTTTGCCCAGAAGCGGAGTTCCCTGGGAGGCAGCTACAGAGACCTCTGGTTGGTCACAGTGTTTTCAAGTGAAAGCCACCTGTACACCTGCTTTGTGGCAGGGCCTTTCTGGATAGGGCATTCTAAGGTAGTGACACTGGTGTCTGCTCCAACACTGTGGGGTAATGAGAAATGGGAAATCTGGGTGTGGGCACAATTGCTTTCAGGACAAAATACAAGCAAAGCTCAAGGAGCTCTTTAACCATAAAGCATGAGGAGAGGCAAGAACTAAGCCTTGCACCCTGACTGGAGGAATTGGGGAGTTCCTGTGAATTCCATCTGGGAGTTTGTGAAAGCCCTTAAGAGAGTGAGCAATTTGAGTTAAATCAGTTAATGAGTTAAAAAGGGTGTGAAATTCCACCGTGTCCCTTGGCTCAGGAATTCAGAAGCTTGCTGCTTTGACAcatgtttctatatattatgtaACCTAAAGGGAAAAGAGGAACAATGAGAAAATTGCCCAGTTGATTCCAacatttctcctttcccatcGCCATGTGCCTCTCCCAATAAAAACTGACATACGGCCTTAGAGGTTTTATTGATGAATTATTGGAGTAATTCTTTGAATTGTTTGCAAAATCTATTCATTATTAAACTAAAAGTAAAAGACCAAAGGGAGCGGCAatgagcatttatttgagatccaaatGAATAGCTATTAGTGAAGGACTGATTTAGACAGAAACAGGAtagggattttttgttgttgttgttttttacttttatttatttaagtgtttttccaggacccatcagctccaagtcaagtagttgtctcaatctagttgtggagagcgcagctcacagtggggatcgaaccagcatccttgttgttaagagcactgcactctaaccaactgagctaaccagccacccaggATAGGGTTTTGATTAGAGGCAAAACAAGGGGTATagatgagaaagggaagaagaacaattacatgaatagaaggaaggaatttctacaTGGGCCTACAAGCCAACATTGTGATGTTAAttctaaagtatatttttaattttcagcccaTAATGGTGCTAATtctaaagacttttaaaatttcagggtggccggatggctcagttggttagagcacaagctcttaacagggttgccagtttgattcacatgtgggccagtgagctgcaccctccacaactacattgaagacaatgagctgccagaggggtgccTGGATGTCTCACTTGGTTAGAGTGCGATCTCTTAACAACATGGTTGCCGATTCAATTTCCCGCATGGGATGGATGGTAGGCTGTGTCCCGtataactaagattgaatatgacaactagacttggaggtgagctgtaccctccacaactagactgcaggacgacttgacttggagctgatgggccctgcaaaaacacactgttccccaatatttcccaatagaaaaaattaaaattaaaaaaaaaattcagccagTAGTCGTAATATCTGCTATCTTCTTATGCTGAAATGCTGCTTTTGGCCCAATGCAAAGGTTTTTTCCCCCAGGtttaacattccaaagatttgagGAATAAGGTGGGCAAGGTACTTcatctgggatggcagctccaactccattttaaagtggctccgtttatgttactttttatatttctcaCCCTTGATTGAGGCCTTTTCTTGAAAGCCTCACTGATCAGTCATTGAAAAGCACACTTGTCACTTATTAAAAGCATTGATGTTCTCTCCTTGCTAGGAAGATTCCTTCTCAGTGTTTTCTGTCCCACATATAGGgaacatggttttatttttccttcagagcCTCAGGCCACACTTGAGCAATTGTGCCAAAACAAAGGAAGTCTTACCGTTATTTTTAAGGGCAAACATCTTCAGTAATTTCTTGAGGTTTTTCCTATAAAGTGTTGGAGGCCTTAGTGATCATGCCAAAACATTGAGTGACCATTGTCAGAGTGGTTTCTTTATAACATTGAGTTGTGCAAAACAAAGTtttagaacagcaaatattcatATAATAACAAGCAAAATGATGAGTCCAATTTGAAGAATAGACCTGATCAATGAAGCAATACCTGAGGGCAGTCAGTTGAAGGTATAAAGAACTGTGAGGTGTCAGTGGGCCCTGTATTTAATCACTTGACTTGTGCCCATATTTTATCTAGTTCTGTCTCTATTTCACCAGAGGTGTTTTATCCAAGTATAAAAGGAGTTATTAACACTAGAGCAACCCCTACCTTGTTTAGCTAGATGGTGAAGAGCAATTCTGTTGTGTAATATAAGTCATGTAAGGAACTttatagatttttcctttttggctAGTTGGTTGTAGCTCCAGCAATTCCCCAGAGGTTTTTGAGAAGTTCCTAATCATATATATACTGCAATACCTTCCCAAGGAAAAAGTACTCTTCCACATCTCATACCATTGCTGGGCGTTGACTTGTGTATCACCAGTTCCATGTTTTATCCTGCAAAGTCAGATTAAAGATGATGCCCCATGTTGAATTCTATTGGGGGTGGACactggtcagcattgctcaagcactAGTTCCCCACAATCAGAAGTGTCATGACGCTGATGGAACcattttgagtacctcttgtaattgcagaagtcaaatgtgacgtgacttgtattcatcttttgttagtacatattgagtattacaattttagtacagttttttcctttcttaaaatatgtatacattttttcagtaACCTCTGTATTTCCAggcagaaataaagggagaaaaggaagcagtAACATTTTAGTGAGTGTTTGGCCTCTCATATTATCTGTGGGATAGGAAGGAACTAAGGTAAGTGATGAGTCAAAACAAGAGCTAATAAGAATGAGTATAGGAGCTAACAGGAATAAGCCTAAAGATTGATGAGTCAGAAAAAGTTAGTGAAAATGAGTCTGGGAGTTTTAAAGATTAACCACTTAAGTTCTGATTTCCCAGCAAACTCTACCCTTGTAGACTTGTAAACACCTGGACAATTATTGGAGGAAACCAATTGTGCAATAGTTCTCAGAAGGGGCCAGCCACAACTGTGAACAACTGCAAGATAACCGGCCCCTGGGTCatcataaataaatgtaaaaccctTACATTCCATTACCTGGAGGGCAGCTGTCTCCTTTAGACACTGCCGTAggcattctctctctgcccaacGTTCAATAAAACTCTttgctttcctacttttctgagtcttgtgaatCCTTTTTACCTTGTGTGAACAACCAGGTGTTATTTCAACACCAGTACGTTTTGGTGCTGAACCCGAATTGGACTCGTCCTCCTTACCCCCCGCCCCCTTCAGACCCTCTTGTGGATCTCCTCCTTTGAGGGTTGGAAATTGATATTTCCAGCCGGGGTTACTTTCTGGGGGAATCGTAAGTCCAATCTGTGTTGGTTGGGGAATCCCATCGGCAGACCTTGTGTGAGGCTCGTATCTATATCTCAGGATAGGTGAGTCTCCTTGGCCGCACTCTTAGTGGGTATGGGATGGACACATAAATTCCTCCAAGGCGTCCACCACTTTAAAGAATTTTCCATGACAGGATAATCTGGTAACAGTCCGGGACTACAACTAGGTCCCACCAGGGGCAAGACAAAGACGCATTCATCGGACATGCACGCAAGTCAAAGACGCACAAACTCCCTTTCCTCTGGCCACTCCCTGTAGTTCTTTTGGGTGCCTCGCTCCCcatttttctttagcttctctGGACCTTCATTGCCACCTCCATGGGTCAACAGGCCTTTGGTTGATAAGTGATAGGCCTTGTGATGGCTGTGGGGTGCCAGGAATTCCACCAGCTGGGTCCATGACCCTCCGCGCCCTCACAATTAATGGTCATTTCTTTCTCCAGAGTACGAAGTAAGAACTGCGTCAATTACACAACTCCTGAGTCAGAGACTCCTTCGGAGAAACTTGGGGGACGTCCCTTGATCTAGTCCGGCCATAATGAGACCACCTTGCCTAGCACCATGGCTGGCTCCTCCTCTGTCCCTCTTGACTCACCTCTTGGCTGTCTTCTCAAGAATTGGACCAAATTTGACGTCTCTCTCAAAAAGGACAAAATTCTTTTGCAATACTGCCTTGCctcagtaccgtgtttccccgaaaataagacctagccggaccatcacctctaatgtgtcttttggagcaaaaattaatatgagacccggtcttattttcatataagaccaggtcttatatcatatcatatatcatatataataccaggtcttatattaatttttgctccaaaagatgcattagaggtggtggtccggctaggtcttagtttcagggaaatgCATAAACTAGATGATCAGGAGGTCAAGCCGACTAATGACACTCTGAAGTATAATATCCTCATGCAACTAGATGTTTTCTGTAGGCTCCTTCACAAATAGTCTGACTTTCCAAAGTCCAAGCCTTTATGACCCTGAGCTGGAACCCAGACCTCCAGAACAATGCTGCATGTGTCCTATGAAAATTCCTcattctccctctttttattGCATGTCCCTCCTAGAGCTCCTCGAAACTCACCTCCTACCCTTCCTACCTCTCCTTCTTCAAATCCCTCTGCCCCTCCACCTCTTCTCCAGCTCCCCCTCCCTATTCTGCCCCAGCTCCCAGTCCTGCAGGCATCACATGTAGTGGAGCTCATTTTAAGAGACTCTTTGTGTACCTCCAGGACATCACAAACAGAGAGGCTGGTACAATTAGGGTTCTTGTCCCTTTCCCTATGGCAGATCTAGCTCAGAGACAAAATTAGGGACCTATTCTAAAGACTCTTGTAAGTTCATTAAGGAATTCCAGGGCCTAACCGTA is from Rhinolophus sinicus isolate RSC01 linkage group LG04, ASM3656204v1, whole genome shotgun sequence and encodes:
- the LOC109439570 gene encoding uncharacterized protein LOC109439570 isoform X1; amino-acid sequence: MSNLINPQRIHRGEKPYQCPHCYKTYSNTSSLVRHQSTHTGEKPYQCNECWKAFASSSRLREHQRIHKGLKPYECTECGKTFARNTNLYYIRELTREKPYECNECGKTFRHQSCLKNHEGIHTGEKPYECNECGRAFISSSRLREHQRIHKGLKPYECTECGKTFARNTNLYYIRELTREKPYECNECGKTFRHQSCLKNHEGIHTGEKPYECNECGRAFISLSRLREHQRIHTGEKPYACIDCGKTFSRRSCLRSHERIHTGEKPYECNKCGKLSAESHILENIRALITGEKPCESGIVYFHVIPQRTSENS